One genomic window of Oncorhynchus clarkii lewisi isolate Uvic-CL-2024 unplaced genomic scaffold, UVic_Ocla_1.0 unplaced_contig_4859_pilon_pilon, whole genome shotgun sequence includes the following:
- the LOC139400416 gene encoding SLAM family member 9-like — protein sequence MVLKSGNLLYGDHGNIANVYLSKQTSTNLEKRFKNRLHWNNVTGFFTLSDLQIDDSGVYTVENTDEGKTTHTFQLTVYYVLSKPQVTVHDNISCSVVCSVENGREVSLSWYKGGEILNQTSSPDHNITLSLPLKVDVQNIDSYRCEAANPVSKETAVVPHSCIESDPSKVTDGDERTRDCLIIAVICVLVASGLVGLAMYLKKRRNGHSHADSPERKQDDVQYAEITHIKPAENQEERTGIKGLESLRDNPNLTVYDTLQLHRMAASEDVDTA from the exons atggtgttgaagtctgGCAATTTACTTTATGGAGACCATGGCAATATTGCAAACGTGTACCTTAGTAAACAAACTTCTACCAACCTTGAGAAGAGATTTAAAAACCGCCTTCACTGGAACAATGTTACTGGATTCTTCACTTTGTCAGACCTACAAATAGACGATTCTGGGGTTTATACTGTGGAGAATACAGATGAAGGGAAGACAACACATACATTTCAGCTGACTGtgtact ATGTTCTGTCCAAACCTCAGGTGACTGTTCATGATAACATCTCctgtagtgttgtgtgttctgtgGAGAACGGGAGAGAGGTGTCCCTGTCCTGGTACAAAGGAGGGGAGATACTCAACCAGACCAGCAGCCCTGACCACAAcatcaccctctctctacctctcaagGTGGATGTACAGAACATAGACTCTTACAGATGTGAGGCTGCCAACCCAGTCAGCAAGGAGACAGCTGTTGTTCCACATTCCTGTATAGAGAGTGATCCCTCTAAGGTGACAG ATGGTGATGAGAGGACTCGAGATTGTCTTATTATTGCTGTAATCTGTGTTCTGGTTGCCTCAGGACTTGTTGGTCTTGCAATGTATCTGAAGAAGAGGAGAAACGGACACTCACATGCAG ATTCACCTGAAAGAAAGCAAGATGACGTTCAGTATGCAGAGATAACTCACATTAAACCAGCAGAAAACCAG GAGGAGCGAACAGGTATAAAAGGACTGGAGTCACTTAGAGACAACCctaacctgacagtttatgataCACTCCAGTTACATCGCATGGCTGCCAGCGAGGATGTTGACACTGCATGA